DNA from Bacteroidota bacterium:
ATGACATCTCCGTTGGAAGCGGGGCGACGGTCGGTTCCGCTGGTGTTCCTGAACCGGAAGTACCGGTCACCCGAGGCATCGGCACTGGCAACAAACCGGTAACTGCCAAAGGACAGTGACTCGAAGTCATAACCGGTCGAATAGTCCTTTGAACCGGAGGTCCCCGATTGATTCGTCATATCCGCCGTCAGGAAACGGGGAACCTGTGCGGTAACTGCAACCGGAATCAGAAGTGAAAAAATCAGTAAAAGTCGTTTCATGGTTCTGTATGTGTTTTATGAAATAATCCGTTCCGGAAAGGTCGGTCTGCCTAACCGGCTTTCAATCAATCACGGGAAGCTGAGTAAGCGGTCCGGCATACCGGTCCCATTCTTTTTCGAAATACAATTGTTTCAGATCATCCATCCGTTCGATAAACAGGGTCCCGAATAAATGGTCGGTTTCATGCTGAATCACCACCGCTTCGAATCCGCTGGCTTCAAAATCGAGGGGCTGACCCATCCGGTCAAAGGCCTGCACTCTGACTTTTGTAAACCGCGGAACCGCACCCCGTAAACCCGGAAGCGACAGACATCCTTCCCAGCCATAGCGTTTTTCACCGGTCAGGGGTGTAATCACCGGATTGATCAGAACCGTCAGAGGAATGACGGTTGCATGGGGATACCGCGGATTCGATTTCACTTCGATCACCGAAATCTGCAGGGATTCATGCACCTGAGGTGCTGCCAGACCCACGCCGTGATACTCCGCCATGGTTTCAATCAGATCTTCGATCAGACGCTGAATCCGGTCTGAACGGATGTCTTCAACCGGAACCGGTTCTGCGATTTTCTTTAAAACCGGATGACCCATCCGGGCAACTTTGAGAATACTCATGGTGACTCTGACTACTCAATATTTCAATATCTTTACAACCGAGGCTGTTTCATCCAACGCCTTCAGAATCTGCACTGCAGAATACCTGAAAAAGGTGGCAACAAAAATCGAGACATCTGATGACACAACGCAAACTGAATCGTGACTTTTACCAATCCCGTGACGTGGTTCGCATGGCAAGGGACCTGATTGGCAAATTGGTGGTGACGGTTCAGGGTGATCAACTCACCTCCGGCTGGATTTCGGAGTGTGAAGCCTATGCCGGTGTCACAGACCGTGCTTCGCATGCATGGAACGGGAGGCGCACGGCCCGCACAGAGACCATGTACCACCCGGGCGGAGTGGCTTACGTGTATCTGTGTTACGGACTTCATCACATGATGAACGTGGTCACCGGTCCGGAAGGGGAACCCCATGCCATTCTGATCCGTTCCATTTTTCCGGTGGATGGCATAGAGTTCATGCACGAACGCCGTGGATTTCCGAAACCAAAAACACCGCTTGCCGCCGGACCGGGAACGGTGTGTCAGGCTCTAGGGATTACCCGTGCAGATGATCGAACCGATCTGACAGGCAACCGCATCTGGATTGAAGACCGGGGAGTGGTCGTCCCTGATACAGAAGTGAAAGTCACCCCCCGGATCGGAGTGGACTATGCCGGTGACGATGCCAGGCTGCCGTACCGGTTTGTATGGGTGCCAGGAGAGTAAATGCTGAATTTCAATTTCCTTTAAACGCGTAAAAACGCATTTAACGCAATGACGCAACGTATTCGCAAAGAACGCTGAGGTTCTTGTATT
Protein-coding regions in this window:
- the def gene encoding peptide deformylase; translated protein: MSILKVARMGHPVLKKIAEPVPVEDIRSDRIQRLIEDLIETMAEYHGVGLAAPQVHESLQISVIEVKSNPRYPHATVIPLTVLINPVITPLTGEKRYGWEGCLSLPGLRGAVPRFTKVRVQAFDRMGQPLDFEASGFEAVVIQHETDHLFGTLFIERMDDLKQLYFEKEWDRYAGPLTQLPVID
- a CDS encoding DNA-3-methyladenine glycosylase, with product MTQRKLNRDFYQSRDVVRMARDLIGKLVVTVQGDQLTSGWISECEAYAGVTDRASHAWNGRRTARTETMYHPGGVAYVYLCYGLHHMMNVVTGPEGEPHAILIRSIFPVDGIEFMHERRGFPKPKTPLAAGPGTVCQALGITRADDRTDLTGNRIWIEDRGVVVPDTEVKVTPRIGVDYAGDDARLPYRFVWVPGE